Proteins from one Pseudarthrobacter sp. BIM B-2242 genomic window:
- a CDS encoding FHA domain-containing protein, translating into MATVEYTTGAWLGLLRSRTAVFLGPETPPALVRSLWDLLEDAPEVHEVLHAVTSSFGVSLAQIPSFGIVDYRDELRVFLRGDLDLTVQLPGGPVELNGRDVTTWAERRLDLPQWYRLTVAGEAPAGPALPLTEGVVLLQSLTVALTDAPADAPAAAPVVLAAAGLEAAGPDAAVPSDPAVVPAADVAPAPPVADLPAVPESGPEASAETVMALDDDAHYDAETPEPEQQAVAAGELAEVPQDGGLSEDAGPSQDIEPSHAIEPSHTIEPSHADQVPAHELTGTYDHLWEKTVVRRIEDAAVRDEPDEADAGAPRQEDTPAPAAEPDAPEAINLVPPAPAQHAPVPLPGAIPATGPGGGLIDSVPWRTSGGSLPAAQVPPSFEPSVQVPAHAPVQPQAHAPIQPPVPDAGAGSADAAGFDGDHDGHTIMKSDLAGMAASPAPAAETDAGTGTLVLARVCDRGHANPPTHAQCSACSLPLPSDAVQVARPRLGRMRVSTGELVDLDQSLVIGRQPSVSRVQGGVMPRLVQVSSPSGDISRSHVEVRLEGWHVMLCDLKATNGTVLVREGQQPRRLAQNEMAILLDGDIAELGDDVSLRFEEIL; encoded by the coding sequence CTCGAGGATGCTCCGGAAGTGCACGAGGTACTGCACGCCGTCACCAGTAGCTTCGGGGTCTCGCTCGCGCAGATCCCGTCCTTCGGCATTGTGGACTACCGTGACGAGCTCCGGGTCTTCCTGCGCGGTGACCTGGACCTGACAGTGCAGCTGCCCGGCGGACCGGTGGAACTGAACGGGCGGGACGTCACCACCTGGGCGGAGCGTCGCCTCGACCTTCCTCAGTGGTACCGCCTTACTGTCGCCGGGGAAGCCCCGGCCGGACCGGCCCTTCCGCTCACTGAGGGCGTTGTCCTGTTGCAGTCGTTGACTGTGGCACTGACTGATGCGCCGGCTGACGCTCCGGCCGCGGCACCCGTTGTGCTTGCCGCCGCAGGTCTGGAGGCAGCCGGACCGGACGCCGCCGTTCCATCCGACCCTGCCGTTGTGCCCGCGGCTGACGTTGCTCCGGCCCCGCCCGTTGCGGACTTGCCGGCTGTCCCGGAATCAGGCCCCGAGGCCTCCGCCGAGACAGTGATGGCGCTGGATGATGACGCACATTATGACGCTGAAACGCCTGAGCCGGAGCAGCAGGCCGTGGCGGCCGGGGAGCTTGCGGAGGTCCCGCAGGACGGCGGGCTTTCAGAGGATGCCGGGCCCTCACAGGATATTGAGCCGTCCCACGCTATTGAGCCGTCCCACACTATTGAGCCATCCCATGCGGACCAGGTGCCCGCCCACGAGTTGACCGGCACCTACGACCACCTCTGGGAGAAGACCGTGGTCCGCCGCATCGAGGATGCTGCTGTTCGCGACGAGCCCGACGAAGCGGACGCCGGCGCACCACGGCAGGAAGATACGCCTGCGCCTGCAGCCGAACCTGATGCACCGGAAGCCATTAACCTTGTTCCGCCAGCACCCGCACAGCACGCACCCGTGCCCCTGCCAGGCGCAATCCCGGCCACCGGCCCGGGTGGCGGCCTCATCGACTCGGTCCCGTGGCGGACCAGTGGGGGCAGCCTACCGGCAGCCCAGGTCCCGCCGTCGTTCGAGCCTTCAGTTCAGGTCCCGGCGCACGCCCCGGTACAACCCCAGGCGCACGCCCCGATACAGCCACCGGTGCCGGACGCTGGAGCCGGTTCAGCAGATGCCGCCGGCTTTGACGGTGACCACGACGGCCACACCATCATGAAGAGTGATCTCGCCGGCATGGCAGCAAGCCCGGCACCGGCAGCAGAGACTGACGCGGGCACCGGAACCCTGGTGCTGGCACGGGTCTGCGACCGAGGCCATGCCAACCCGCCCACCCATGCCCAGTGCTCTGCCTGCAGCCTGCCGCTCCCGTCGGATGCCGTGCAGGTGGCGCGGCCACGGCTGGGCAGGATGCGCGTCTCCACCGGTGAACTGGTTGACCTTGACCAGTCCTTGGTGATCGGGCGGCAGCCTTCTGTGTCGCGGGTGCAGGGCGGCGTGATGCCACGGCTCGTTCAGGTGTCCAGCCCGAGCGGGGACATTTCCCGTTCGCACGTCGAAGTCCGGCTTGAGGGCTGGCACGTCATGCTGTGCGATCTAAAGGCCACCAACGGGACCGTCCTGGTCCGTGAGGGCCAGCAGCCCCGCAGACTGGCCCAGAACGAGATGGCCATCCTGCTCGACGGCGATATCGCGGAACTGGGTGACGACGTCTCATTGCGTTTTGAGGAGATTCTTTGA
- a CDS encoding serine/threonine-protein kinase → MSSKRPVAPPPPIPGFTYISLLGSGGFSDVYLYEQDRPRRKVAVKVLLSDLKTEGARRRFESEANLMAQLSSHPYIVTIFEAEVTEAGHSYLAMEYCSRPSLDVRYRRQRFSVDEVLAVGIQVASAVETAHRAGIAHRDIKPANILVTDYNRPALTDFGISGTLGGDTDEDAGMSIPWSPPEQFTDGPVDGVMVDVWALGATLYTLLAGRSPFVMPGTDNSQRELISRITSAPLPRLGRADVPESLERALSTAMAKPAASRYSSAHAFALALQRIQAELNLSVTPFEVLEEPNHDDSHPDDGFEETRVRSIAAIDPERTGSAPTFPARTRPQGPGAGSPPSDSPAGGFAATGAPAAAPRPQVPGSLFAGQPEGNQAAGNPAGEWAHATMLRGSAPADADYGSAPDSTVQRPGLLPAQAGQQAAHQAGRLPGRPEPEIDATVSRPATVPDAAPETAPDHGKRNLWLALAGGTALVLAIIVGIVLASTASEPKVIETDQVSKPPADALDNGIVPDVEDLAGTADGGRATFTWTNPQPKTGDAYKWRVYALGSQGEYQSAAEPTAQVALNPGEPTCIQVMIVRSDGTSSPLEDESIACVGQ, encoded by the coding sequence TTGAGTTCCAAACGGCCGGTTGCGCCGCCGCCCCCTATCCCGGGGTTTACGTACATCAGCCTGCTCGGCTCCGGCGGGTTCTCCGACGTCTACCTTTATGAACAGGACCGCCCGCGGCGCAAGGTGGCCGTCAAGGTCCTCCTGTCCGACCTGAAGACCGAAGGCGCCCGGCGCAGGTTCGAGTCCGAGGCCAACCTGATGGCCCAGCTCTCGTCGCACCCGTACATCGTGACCATCTTCGAGGCTGAAGTCACCGAGGCCGGGCACTCCTACCTGGCCATGGAGTACTGCTCCCGGCCGAGCCTCGACGTCCGCTACCGCCGTCAGCGTTTCAGCGTGGACGAGGTCCTGGCCGTCGGCATCCAGGTGGCGTCAGCCGTCGAGACCGCCCACCGCGCCGGCATCGCCCACCGGGACATCAAGCCCGCCAACATCCTGGTGACCGATTACAACCGGCCTGCCCTGACGGACTTCGGAATCTCGGGAACCCTTGGCGGGGACACCGACGAAGACGCCGGAATGTCCATCCCGTGGTCGCCGCCGGAACAGTTCACTGACGGCCCCGTCGACGGCGTGATGGTGGATGTCTGGGCGCTCGGCGCCACGCTGTACACCCTGCTCGCCGGCCGGTCGCCGTTCGTTATGCCCGGCACCGACAACTCACAGCGCGAACTGATTTCCCGCATCACCAGCGCGCCGCTGCCGCGCCTGGGCCGCGCCGACGTGCCGGAATCACTGGAACGTGCACTCTCCACGGCCATGGCCAAACCGGCTGCGTCCAGGTACTCATCCGCCCATGCCTTCGCCCTGGCCCTGCAGCGGATCCAGGCGGAACTGAATTTGTCGGTCACGCCCTTCGAAGTGCTCGAAGAGCCCAACCACGATGACAGCCACCCCGATGACGGCTTCGAGGAGACCCGGGTCCGGAGCATTGCCGCCATCGATCCGGAACGGACCGGCAGCGCCCCCACTTTCCCGGCACGCACCCGGCCGCAGGGCCCCGGTGCCGGTTCGCCGCCGTCGGACTCTCCCGCTGGTGGATTTGCCGCAACAGGTGCACCCGCGGCGGCGCCCCGCCCGCAGGTTCCGGGCAGTCTGTTTGCCGGTCAGCCGGAAGGAAATCAGGCTGCAGGCAACCCCGCAGGGGAATGGGCCCACGCCACCATGCTCCGCGGGAGCGCGCCTGCCGACGCCGACTACGGCTCCGCGCCGGACTCCACTGTTCAGCGGCCGGGACTTCTCCCGGCACAGGCAGGGCAGCAGGCAGCACACCAGGCCGGACGGCTGCCGGGCCGGCCGGAACCCGAAATCGACGCAACGGTCAGCCGTCCGGCCACTGTCCCGGACGCGGCACCGGAAACCGCCCCTGACCACGGCAAACGCAACCTCTGGCTCGCCCTGGCCGGCGGGACGGCGCTGGTCCTGGCCATCATTGTGGGGATAGTGCTGGCATCTACGGCATCGGAGCCAAAAGTGATCGAGACCGACCAGGTCAGTAAGCCCCCGGCAGATGCCCTGGACAACGGGATCGTTCCCGACGTCGAGGACCTGGCCGGAACGGCTGACGGCGGCCGGGCCACCTTCACCTGGACCAACCCGCAGCCTAAGACCGGGGACGCGTACAAGTGGCGGGTGTACGCCCTGGGCAGCCAGGGCGAGTACCAGTCCGCTGCCGAGCCAACCGCCCAGGTGGCGTTGAACCCGGGAGAACCCACCTGTATCCAGGTGATGATCGTCAGGAGCGACGGCACGTCCTCGCCGCTGGAGGATGAATCGATCGCCTGCGTCGGCCAGTAA